ctCTGTTTATATAATAGAATTAATTGACTTTCGAATAGCTGTCTGTCTTCAGTTTGATAACCAAGtcttaaaatatgcatttgtcATAGTCTGTAAACTATTTCAGTAGTTTTAGTTTGTTAcataagaatatttttagtttaatcATGTTTCATTTGTCTCGGAGCAATTGATTAATTACTTTCAAACAATATACTACAAATCtggaggtttttctttttcagtaatgCTGCTTTGTAATGATTATGCTGAATCATTTCCCTACAAACAAAGTTTCTTCCAAGTGAAAGGAATGCTAATGGAATTAAGTTCAACAATAATAGTCATGAAGTCTTCAGAGATGGAGCAATAGGAGTATTTGTTTTAGTGATGTTGTAGAAAAAAGGGCATCTTCCTGAAGGACATCCACTTTTTTCCATAGAATGGACTCTTTCTTTCTGGCGGAGATGTTTAAATATCTTTACCTGCTGTTTGCTGACAAGGAAGACATGATTTTCGACATTGAAGATTATATTTTCACTACAGAAGCTCATCTATTACCACTTTGGCTTTCCACTACAAACCAAACCGTtgctaaaaaaaatacagtaagtaaGAGTTTAATCAGTTTTAGTAGTGCTTTGAAgcagttccttttttttatgagaggaaatggaagaaaaatcagaaaaaatcaTAGTTTGAAGAAATACACTAGTTGTAACACTTCATTTAATATGAAGCATTTAATCCTACTAACAGTGCCAGTTACATGACTATGAATAATGTTTGTATGACCGGATTCCGCACAACTGAATCTTGAGAAAAAAGCTGTGGAATATTagcaatatttaaaaagaaaatcattccCTATCTCTGTAGATTTGAAAAGAACACACTAGGATGTTTTTatctccatctttttttttctctaaatcaTTTGTAACACTGTGCCTAAacttttgttgtttattttactaCATGAGTCCTTGGTaaattttgaaaggttttttgAGCCCGCTACAAAGTTGGTTTGACAAGATACAGCTACAGCTTTGAGACTATTTAATTAGTTTAATCCATGCAGTAGGCATCTGTTGTGTAAATCTGAGGACATTTATGGGTTTATAAATTACTTAACCTTCCAAAATAACCTGTAGTAATACAACTGTGCTGTGAAGCATCATAAATacttgcaggttttgtttgtgctCAATAAGGTgacacaatttatttttaaggcagtaGTACTTCTggcaagcaaaagaaataatgagaaagcaaagagagaggTGTCTAGGGTATCAGGGAcatgaattttcttgtttgtgtaCCTTTATTTTTACCCTTTACTAAGAGTTTTACAATAATACCTGGATCAGGGGAAAATGCTCATGCTGTATGTCAAGCCATGTGTCCCAGAGAAATATTGAGTAGAAAGCACTCTGTTTTATGGACTCTAGCATTAGATAGTGaacaatttttaattacttgcaCTTAGTGTCTAACATTGGTAATACATTTAATGGGTCATGGGGTTGGTTTTTTCATGTTCCTTGATGATGGAGATCCTGCACCCTCTCTGAAATGTTCTTTGTTTGAGCATGTATCATCTTTTGTCTTTTAGTTTTGGAAATGGAGACTTTTTTAAATATGCAGGAAATTCTCTGAAGGGTGTGAAGGAGCATTTTATATAACTTCTGTTGCTAACATGAAAAGTTGATACTTTTGAGGCAAACAGGATTTCCACAGCTGATGCAAATGCTAATAGAAGGCCAATAAAGAGGATAGagtaaattcatagaatcatagaatggcttgagttggaaggggcattaaagatcatctagttccaaccttccactagaccaggttgctcaaagcctcatccaacctggccttacacacttccagggatggggcagccacaacttttTGGGCCAACTTTTttctagtgtctcaccaccctcatagtaaagaatttcttcttaataccTCATCTAAATCCATTTCCAATATAAtctaaagccatttccccttgtcttatcagtacatgcctttttaaaaagtccctcttcagctttcttgtcagcccctttaggtactggaaggctgctataaagtctccctggagtattctcttctccaggctgaacaaccccaactctctcagcctgtctccacaggagaggtgcgccagccctctgatcatcttcgtggcctcctctgaacttgctccaaaAGGTCCATGTAAATTGTTCAGATGCAGTTTTCTTAAGCTCTTTTAGGTCAAAGCTGCTAATGTTCAGAATATAAGTAAGATCCATTGAAAAGGGTGTCAAAAAGATGCATTAAATGGCTAAAAGGCTGCAAAGATGAGCGTGTTACTCATGGAATTTAtctgatggggaaaaaatggtaaGAAAGAACGGAAtgtgtaaattatttttcatataaacaCAGTGCTAGTAAACCAAACTGTCTGTGACAGTTGTAGTATCAACCCAACATCCTGTTTGTATTTATACTCATAAACAGGAAATGTTATGTCTTACTATGCTGATGTTTGCAATTGTGCTTGCAAGACCTTCCTTCTTAAGTAATGTGACTACTCTTTGTCACATGCTTTAAAGTGTTTGTTCCAGTAAACTAATAGCCTTTTAGGCCTTGTTTTCAAGGGAGCCTTtaaatacttgatttttaatTAGCTAGTACATTGCGAACAGTGGGGTGTGTTTTTATTCAGTAGGTAAATACTACATTAACTTTTATAGGTGAGAAATTTAACTTGCCTGTTACCCAATCAGTTATTTGCAAAACTAAGAACAGGCTAAATATGGCTCCAAATCGCTGTACGTGTTCCACATGGTTTTACATGTTACAAACCAGTGATTTGTGCAGATGTTAGCTCTGtcatcttttctgaaaatagaGATTGATTGAGTTATATATAGATTCATCCTTGCCCATTCAGACTTCCACGTCAGCATGGCTCCTGAGGAGGAGAATCTTTTGTTCATATGAAAAGATGTGACATTCTTAGTAATATGAAGCAAGAATGACCTAAGGCCTGCAGCTGATCCACTCTGATAAAGGTGGCATCAAACGTAATTGTAACTACTTCCTTTCGtggtttccttcctttcatgTCATGAGTGGTCTTGAGAAGTACTGTTTGCTAGctgtttctgcaggaaaattCTAGAAACTGGATACAAGTTTGGTAAGTTACAAATTAGAATGGGTGTTATATTTGTCTGTCCCTAGAAAGGGATTATCGTGCACTGGTTACCCTTTATTACTGCAATGTGTGGCGTAGAAGAATGATGTATTCTTCATTCCTGGAATCTGTGTGATTGTAGAAAATTTATTGCATTCAGCTGCTGTATGTCCTGAGTACAAAGATTACGTAAGGATAGGTCTGtctgttggtttttctttgtataaaaGTGTAACCAGCATTTTTAATAGGTCATCTGTATCTTTCATTTTAGACTACAGAATACACAGAGCTGGATGACAGCAATTTTGACTGGACCTGTCCAAACACCCAGATTCTTTTCCCAAATGATCCTATGTTTGCTCAAAGTATTCGTGAACCTTTGAAAAATGTGGTGGATAAAAGCTGTCCTAGGGGTATTTCCAGAGCGTAAGatgaatattttctgtcttttgttagCATAGGAGTGAGTGGGATAGGGTCTGTTATGCATGGAAGGAGAAATTTGAGCTGTATTGGAGCTTGCTCTGCTCAAGTTTGTAGTCCTTTTAGAATGGATAGCCTAGCTATAGGAAAAATCAGTTATGTTTTCTCTGGCATCATCAGCAAGACTTAGTTAATTTCCAGCAGGAATTAGCAAGTCTTTCAAGTAAAAGGAGCTTAATGAGCCACGTCTTCCAAGTGGTAATTGTAGACCAGGTATTACAGAAAGTATGTCTCTCTGATTTGTAAAATTAATCTCTATGGACTCTTAAACAGTTCTGCAACTCTTCTTTGTAGTAAGCAAATCATACTACCATACAtaacttcatttatttcaaagaatttaGGGCAGTCTGTTCAAGCTGAGGAAGTTTATCTGTCTAACCAGCTCTTTTGATATTTATACTTCTTAAGTAAAACTGACTAGCAACTCCATAAGGAAAACTAGGTTTAGTCAGTCTTATAGTAATGCAGGCTATTTATAAATGTGGTAGTTTTGTTATAAACACTGCAAGTGCTTTTTTTCACTACAAAATTATTGATAGTatcaacttttaaaaaagatagTTTGACTGAGAAGTTGCATTCTAGTGAAGCTTGTACTCAGTGTTATTCCAAAGAATTCTAATCTCGTGGTAGGAATAATGTGAAAGTTAGGTTTCAAGAATAATCTGGTTTTCTAAAGATTTGACCTCTAGTATCTTCTGGCAGGGAAGAGAGTTTGGGAAGTGGACCAAAACCGCCATTGAGAGCCCGAGATTTTATGGCCAGTAATCCTGAACACTTGGAGATACTGAAGAAGATGGGAGTCAGTTTGATTCATCTTAAAGATGGAAGAGTACAACTAGTACAGCATGCAGTGCAAGTGAGGCCTGACAGTActttttttgaacactttcagtaAAATCCTACTAGCAATGATTTCTGACACTTAGAGGTTCGGGAGGGATATCCAGACTGTGGAAGAAGGCACATGAGCTGGATATGCAACTATATTTGGCAGGCTGATGCTTGTTAATATTTTGCCTCAGCAGCACTTTTAACTAATCTTCCATTAAATTAGACAGGGGCTGTTCATGTCAAAGTGACGTACCTAACAGCATCTTACGTGAAAGCACTAGCTTTCAGTGTGGGATGCTTCCATTTGTTTAGAAGGTCTATGTTTGTATGGTTTTAGTCTGGATGGTGGAGGTGGTAAAAGGTATTTGAAATGATGAGCAAGTGACAGTGAGCATCcactctgtattttaaaatctttgtagCACTTGTCCAAGCAAACATAATTCCAATTCCCCCTCCAAGTTTCTTGAATATTTAAGAAGAAactggtggttttttgttgggttttctttttttttttttttactactacTCAGGCAGCAAGTTCACTTGATGCTGAAGACGGCTTACGGTTCATGCAGGAAATGATTGAACTCTCCAGTCAGCAACAGAAAGAGCAACAGCTACCTCCTCGTGCTGTTCAAATTGTTTCCCATCCATTCTTTGGTCGGGTGGTCTTGACTGCTGGACCAGCACAATTTGGGATGGATTTATCCAAACACAAAGCAGGGGTATGTAAAATGCATATGTGATCTGTTTCTAGCTTTCTCTTACTTTCTTTATTGCATAAGGCTAAATTTTACAGTACTGTTGCTATTTCAGGATGACCAGCTGGAGGGTAACCAATTAATTAGTGCTTAAAATGACAGGGCATGGGAATGACAGCAGTGACAGTCTTAGATGAGTGGCTTGTCAGTCTGTGGCCGGTGCTCTGTTCCTGAGTCATGGTTTAGGATTTAATACACATACATAGTAtgatttttttgaaacaaatttaTATAATCTGCAGTGCATATCTTAAGAGATGTTAATTTAAGGGGAGGTTTTCCTACCATGTCAGCCATGAATTTGCGGAAGCCTTTTTAGAGTAGACTGTTTTTATGCAAGCTTTTATAAAAGGCTGTATCtagatggaagaagaaaatatcacaGGGACAATGGTCCCTACTGGAAGCTGTAGGAGAACCTGGTGACTTTGGTTGGGCAAGATGCAGCGCCAAAGAGGAGCTCCAGACTAGcagttcacagaagaaaattttccAGAGACAGCAGTTCCCAGGTGTAGACAAAATACACTGAATATGAGAGTTAAATTTTCACTCGGTCATTCTTTGCTTCTTAGAACTCCAGCTTCACGGGAAAGATTGCCTGCACTGACAGAAGACAACACAAAATGCATAAGATTaattgaagaaaagaaaatgtttaggAATCTTTTGCAAGCCTGAACTTAGTGTTCTTATcctctctttgtttttgtttttccaaacagACAAGAGGATTTGTTGCAACCATTAAGCCATATAATGGATGCTCAGAGATCACTAATCCTGAggcagtgaaagagaaaattgcTCTGATGCAAAGAGGCCAGTGTATGTTTGCTGAAAAGGCACGAAACATTCAAAAAGCTGGAGCAATAGGAGGCATTGTTATTGGTAAATAAAACTTTGAGTTCTTAATTTGTGTAGATGTAACCTGTATTTTACAGGTTTgaagatactggaaagctgacAAGAAGCTGTTAAACTCTTTGAGATGCCAGTACTCCAGAACAGAAATTGTGCtttcagaagatgaagaaatgtttttggttttgtctggttttgcacAAAAAGCCTAGTGAAACAAATTGGGATGGGTAATTGTCACTGTGTTTGCAGATTTAAAGTTGTTACTTTAAGGATCACTGTGTGTTGAAATACTGCTATCTACTAACTGCTGAGGAAGACTTGAGACACAAATGAAAAGAtgttaaggaaaacaaatacacaagTTGACTTTTTGCATTTTACAACCAATGTACTATTTTATGCTTGGGATCCTCTTAACTGACTGGACAGTAGAAAGCTGCTCAAAAAGTGCTGAAGTTCAGAGTTGTAGTCTGTTTATCTAACAGGaggtttgcttgcttttccttttgtgtgcATCTGGCTAGATGACAATGAGGGAAGCAGTAGTGATACAGCTCCTCTCTTTCAAATGGCTGGTGATGGAAAGAATACAGATGATATCACAATTCCCATGCTCTTCCTTTTCAACAAGGAAGGAAACATTATACTGGATGCTATCCGAGAGTATGAGGCTGTGGAGGTGCTCCTTTCTGATAAAGCAAAAGACAGAGGTAAGATCAGAGGTTATTTGTACAAATTTAGCTTCCATCTCTATCATGGCACAATGTGAAATGTACAGTAGTGATATCTACTGCTACTCAAAGGTGCAGACACGTTATTTGATAGTTGTAGTTTGATGACATTGGTATCAGTTTTTTCATAAGAAAGCCATTATTTGAGATTTGTGATTATCCACTGCCCCATCAAGTTAATGTTAACATCCAGAAATGCTGTTCATAAGTTAAATGTCAGTTTGACTAATGAGAAAATACAGccttttggatttcttttgaaCCCTTTTTGTCATAATCTGCTTTGAAGTAGTATCAGGAATAGCATAAGTACTCATAGTGCCCTACATTGTAAATGCCTCTCTCTTATCAAGCTCCCCAGTGACATTCTTAGTACTCACAAGGAAAGAGGCAACTGTTACAACTATTTTGGCTAACTAAGGAGAAGTGGTTATCATGAGAACTAAGGCTGCTGACCTCAgatgttttgcagtttttcttgtATAATACAAGAAAATGACAAGCTAATATATTCCctattaaaatgtttgcatgTGGCAGAAAATTCTaggttttccttctgtaagCCTTTCGTGTAGTGCTGCTTTGTCCAAGCAGAGTGTGTAAGAACAAGTATCTCTAGTAAACCAATGGCAGCGTTTATTTTCTGCACATTTGCAGAGGTGATATGCTGAAAGCTAGTGATGTTTCTTCGTAGCTGCTTACAGATTCCTCCTGTTGATAACTATGGTTAAGCTGCTCTAACAAAATACTAAATACAAAAGATAGCTCTGCATTTGGAATTTGTAATTTGtatctgcttcttcctctccctcctcgTGCTTCCGTTTGGTATCCCAGCAACAATCTTTAAAGGTAAAATGATTCCAAACTACATTATTGATAGCAGTAAGTATCCCATGTTAAAAGTGGTGTATGCAGTTAAACTCCCTAGAAGTCTTGAAATATTAGTGTCCTGTACACTAGCTATAAACTTCAAACTCCAGAGAAATCTGCATGGTTAAATTGGACAGCTGTTGTAAAGCTAAATAGGTACTTGAGATATGTATGTTACTTCATTTTAGTGGGGATGTGATGAGGGAGGCTTCGGCTTTGGGGCTCTCTAGTTCACAGTTCAGTAAACTTATGAAACACTGTCTGACTCCTGCTTGCTTAGATGTGAGAGAACCTGTTGGATCTAGGAGTGGTTTAAAATTGGTATTCAGTGCAAGTTCAGTGCATGGAGTGGGTATTTACTTAAGACTAAAGGATGGTAACTAGTACTTACCCAGAAGTCACTATTAAAGTTTGAGGAACCAAAACTGGTCTCACTGTACTGTTTGCcctcatttaaaatgtgtttaaatgtcttccctcccctccctctgtAAAATATGTTCCTTAATAACGTTAAATTTTCATATCAATGGTAAGTCTGCGCTTCCTTGAAATAAGGCCAAGGGAAATGaccttgcttttaaaatacataataaaatcTGCCTtcctatctttttttccccccaacatttctctttttctctccccctctcaaAGACTTGGAAATGGAGAATATGGACCAGAAATTATCTGAAAACGATTCACATAAACAGAATTCAGAAGAAGCTACTTCAGCATTTCAGGATGTTGGTGAAGTCAGTGAGGAGcctgaagaagaagaaagctctGATGTTACTGACCCTGATTCTTTATCTCCTGCTAATGCAGACAGTGACAGTGTTTCCATTTCAAATCAGGATTCCTATGTCCCTGGAACTGATGAGGCTAGCGCTCCAGAGCCAGCATGTACGCAAGGAGATAACCAGCCTCAGGAACAGAAGACTGAAACAGAGTCAAATTCCAAAGTTAACTGGGATAATAAAGTCCAACCTATGGAATCCATATTAGCAGACTGGAATGAAGATATAGAAGCATTTGAAATGATGGAAAAGGATGAGCTATGACTTGTAATAATAACTTATTTGTTAGTAAACAAATGGAGAACTCTTTGGGTAGAAGTGAGGCCCTGATATCTGAGAACTAGAAAACATATTCAGTATTGTGACGAGCAACCAGGTTTCACCTGGAAAATACCATAGAAATCCAGCACACGCTCTTTGTTTTagcttttcctgtttaaaaatggGAATGTGCAATTGAAGCATTTGTCTGGCTCCACTGCATGGTGCTGTAACCCAGGAGGCTCATTCAGGGAATGAGCCTGACTTCTGCATTCCGGGCTCCGAGAGGTCACACTCCCTTGGTCTCCGGAAAGCAGAAGTTGAACACAGTGGGGTTAACACACCACGTAACGGTTATTGGTGAGAGCGCTTGAAAGCAGTAGGTCAGCCACTGTTCTGGTTGGAGCGAAGGTGCAGTTTCACTGATCTCCACTGAGCTGAAAGCCTTCATTGATAGCAGCAGgtgaaattatttccaattGTTGTGTTTTTAGGACACAGCTAGAAGCAGTTTGATTTTTGTCCTGACATATCGTACTGAGACATGGTAGTGTTGCTCATCACGCTTTCCATTACCTTAAACGACCATCACAACATCTcagttttcccttctgctctgctttcaacTAGAGAAACTGTATAACCCAAAGGAAGGGTATACTTTGTAAGCAGGTTCCATCAGGGAGACTAAGACAGCCTTGGTGTCTACCAGATAAAGGTTCCCAGTGTGTTGTTAAAGTTTGATGTTAAGGTAAAGTGGACAAGACAGCTGTTGAGTTACAGGTATTTCCTTTGGCCTCCCAGGTTGAAAAACTCAATCTACCCTGAGATACGGAATTTAAACTGGCAATATCCTCTGAAAGGACACTAAACAGAACTAGATCTACTATAACataatcttcctttttctacaAGTTTGACTTCTTACAGCTTGACTTTGTTGTCATTCTTTTTATATGCAACTTCTATACTTGTGATACTTAAGGCAATGAGGCCAGTACCGGTAGTGAAAGGCAACAATTTTGGCTGTTGGGTCCATAGTTCAAAGTATACTGGCATGAACTGCAAGGATGACTGGTGTGTTACTCTGGGCTTTGGGAGTTTATTACAGGTAAGTGTGAGTCCTAGTTTGTTATCCCTattatgaaaaacattatttaattaaaaagggGGATGTTTAAACAACTGAGAGATGTTTTGACTGTGTCCAAAGAAACTGCCAAAACCTAATTAACTTGATTTATATAAACTGCTTTTAGTGACTTGTGATTCAAAGAATTGTTTTATATTAAAGAATGAATTAACACTGCCTATATGCTGCACCAGGCTAAAAACAAAGGTTTATATTCATCGTtacatggaataaaaaaaaaaatccccattcTGAATTGCACCTTTCATTTAGCTGGTGAAATTCTGTGTGCTGAATATGCAACTGTTAATTAGTACAGCCATactgtatgtatttatgtatacTCCTGTACAGTGTGAATGGAGAGATCCCAGGCAAATGTTGTATACATGTATACTTAATGTCAGTTGCTTTCAAGAGTATCAAAATGCACAGGCACCTTTTGAGAGCATGACAGTCGGAATATTATCCATAAACTGAATGATAACTTTAAATCACTAGAGTAGGAGGTAATTTtaaggaggaaatgaagcagtaGCAGAATAGTGAATAAGtgtccttttaaataaattagcTTTTAAATGTAGTTATAATTCCTTTGCACAAATAACTGTATGGAGGTTTGGACTGAATGAGTAGGGCTtgaagcagctgcagttttTCAGTTGAGAATTTTTTTGTGTAAGTTTTTTGTTATGTGAGTTTCTTCATGTCAGGCACTTGATCATGGGAGCCTTTTTAAGTGTCCTTTGTTACTTTGAGCCCCGGAGGTGCTGTGCTCCCCAGTAGCGCCCGGGCTCGAAACGACGTGGCCAAGTGCAGTCAGCTGCAGGCTCAAAACCATCAGGTGCAGATCAGAAGTTTTCACTCTGGTAATTCCTTTGATCTGTCAGTGTGCAGTGCCACAAAAGGAGCATTTTTGTTCCCGTGCTCTTCAACATGGACTACATCTTCATACTTGTTAGCTCTTTTAGtggaaacagaattatttttatagctaTAGAGGCCCTCTGGTCATTCTGTTAGGACTGTCAATATAGCAactaaaggttttcttttctttttgacttgCAGGAAATTTAGGTGTAGatgtaaaattttattaaaagattaACTTTCCTTGCCATCACCAGCTTATTTTGATGTAACTGCTTTTTCTACATCTATTGCTAAAGCAGCAGATATTAGCTCTCTTTTTAAGGGATTCTGAGTGATCCCAGAGCTCTGTTTGGATTTGAAGCATCATTTTGGTGGTGGCCTACCTCAGATAACTGTTGCCTCCTTccttttgggttgttttttttttctgtttcagttttcctaCTTTACTTTTGAAACCATCATGAGAGCCATAGCTTTGTTTACAGAACTGAATTGGGTAAGGTTGACCGTTGGAGAAAGAGGAGTAAATTGGGGGGTGGGGGTTGGGCAGTTTTATTCAGGTTATTTTCAGTTCGTAGTTTGTGATGAGCTATGAAATGGACTTTAGTTCAACCTTTTCATATCGTTCTGGaaataattcaattttctgtcactgtcatcttaaaaagtgaaaagaatgtATTcatccaaaaaataaaaaccttttagAGAGGGGAGTAAGTATTCTTCCCAAACTTTTAGAAGTCTGCTCCCTCCTTGTGGAATATCGGTTGTACATTGTTAATCAGTAATCACCTCTTTCTTTGGATAGTGTTGTACATGTACTTATATGGCATTGAATGCTGAAGAATTCAGGAATCACAGCTGGAACTAGCACTTATTCCATGCCATGTAACTCAGATCAGCCAATTAATTTCATCTTAGAGGAATCTTCTTAATTGTTTACATTTATTGTTTGTTAATGAAGTTTCAAAATGAGCCCAGCTTTGgttcttctcctcctgccagcGTAGCTGAAGGCGCAGTCATAGGCATGACTAAGTGTATGTTGAGAGGTTAAAAACAGGACATCTTATGCAAAAGGCATCAGTCAGaacatagaaaaaaacaaaaacattctgTGAATGAAATATTGTATGTTCAGATTTTATaaggtgtttgtttttttttctttttttttagccagCCCAATTTACAGCCCTCTATTTTCTTATGAAAGATGTCTAATAACAGGCGCTGTAACACTATTGTTGGGTTTCACTGTCTGGTGATAAGTGTATACAATATTTCTAAGGGCAACTATGTACTGTGATGTAAAAGTCTGGG
This genomic window from Strigops habroptila isolate Jane chromosome 8, bStrHab1.2.pri, whole genome shotgun sequence contains:
- the EDEM3 gene encoding ER degradation-enhancing alpha-mannosidase-like protein 3 isoform X3; the encoded protein is MSRAAGCQGGGGGGDDDRGPRWRRPWKLLALGLLSASSVLAAAPGAGAMSKEEKRQLGNQVLEMFDHAYSNYMEHAYPADELMPLTCRGRVRGQEPSRGDVDDALGKFSLTLIDTLDTLVVLNKTKEFEEAVKKVIKDVNLDNDIVVSVFETNIRVLGGLLGGHSVAIMLKEKGEYMQWYNGELLHMAKELGYKLLPAFNTTSGLPYPRVNLKFGVRHPEARTGTETDTCTACAGTLILEFAALSRFTGTSIFEEYARKALDFIWEKRQRSSNLVGVTINIHTGDWVRKDSGVGAGIDSYYEYLLKAYVLLGDDSFLERFNTHYNAIMRYISQPPLLLDVHIHKPMLNARTWMDSLLAFFPGLQVLKGDIRPAIETHEMLYQVIKKHNFLPEAFTTDFRVHWAQHPLRPEFAESTYFLYKATGDPYYLEVGKTLIENLNKYARVPCGFAAMKDVRTGSHEDRMDSFFLAEMFKYLYLLFADKEDMIFDIEDYIFTTEAHLLPLWLSTTNQTVAKKNTTTEYTELDDSNFDWTCPNTQILFPNDPMFAQSIREPLKNVVDKSCPRGISRAEESLGSGPKPPLRARDFMASNPEHLEILKKMGVSLIHLKDGRVQLVQHAVQAASSLDAEDGLRFMQEMIELSSQQQKEQQLPPRAVQIVSHPFFGRVVLTAGPAQFGMDLSKHKAGTRGFVATIKPYNGCSEITNPEAVKEKIALMQRGQCMFAEKARNIQKAGAIGGIVIDDNEGSSSDTAPLFQMAGDGKNTDDITIPMLFLFNKEGNIILDAIREYEAVEVLLSDKAKDRDLEMENMDQKLSENDSHKQNSEEATSAFQDVGEVSEEPEEEESSDVTDPDSLSPANADSDSVSISNQDSYVPGTDEASAPEPACTQGDNQPQEQKTETESNSKVNWDNKVQPMESILADWNEDIEAFEMMEKDEL
- the EDEM3 gene encoding ER degradation-enhancing alpha-mannosidase-like protein 3 isoform X1 — its product is MSRAAGCQGGGGGGDDDRGPRWRRPWKLLALGLLSASSVLAAAPGAGAMSKEEKRQLGNQVLEMFDHAYSNYMEHAYPADELMPLTCRGRVRGQEPSRGDVDDALGKFSLTLIDTLDTLVVLNKTKEFEEAVKKVIKDVNLDNDIVVSVFETNIRVLGGLLGGHSVAIMLKEKGEYMQWYNGELLHMAKELGYKLLPAFNTTSGLPYPRVNLKFGVRHPEARTGTETDTCTACAGTLILEFAALSRFTGTSIFEEYARKALDFIWEKRQRSSNLVGVTINIHTGDWVRKDSGVGAGIDSYYEYLLKAYVLLGDDSFLERFNTHYNAIMRYISQPPLLLDVHIHKPMLNARTWMDSLLAFFPGLQVLKGDIRPAIETHEMLYQVIKKHNFLPEAFTTDFRVHWAQHPLRPEFAESTYFLYKATGDPYYLEVGKTLIENLNKYARVPCGFAAMKDVRTGSHEDRMDSFFLAEMFKYLYLLFADKEDMIFDIEDYIFTTEAHLLPLWLSTTNQTVAKKNTTTEYTELDDSNFDWTCPNTQILFPNDPMFAQSIREPLKNVVDKSCPRGISRAEESLGSGPKPPLRARDFMASNPEHLEILKKMGVSLIHLKDGRVQLVQHAVQAASSLDAEDGLRFMQEMIELSSQQQKEQQLPPRAVQIVSHPFFGRVVLTAGPAQFGMDLSKHKAGTRGFVATIKPYNGCSEITNPEAVKEKIALMQRGQCMFAEKARNIQKAGAIGGIVIDDNEGSSSDTAPLFQMAGDGKNTDDITIPMLFLFNKEGNIILDAIREYEAVEVLLSDKAKDRATIFKGKMIPNYIIDSNLEMENMDQKLSENDSHKQNSEEATSAFQDVGEVSEEPEEEESSDVTDPDSLSPANADSDSVSISNQDSYVPGTDEASAPEPACTQGDNQPQEQKTETESNSKVNWDNKVQPMESILADWNEDIEAFEMMEKDEL
- the EDEM3 gene encoding ER degradation-enhancing alpha-mannosidase-like protein 3 isoform X4 translates to MSRAAGCQGGGGGGDDDRGPRWRRPWKLLALGLLSASSVLAAAPGAGAMSKEEKRQLGNQVLEMFDHAYSNYMEHAYPADELMPLTCRGRVRGQEPSRGDVDDALGKFSLTLIDTLDTLVVLNKTKEFEEAVKKVIKDVNLDNDIVVSVFETNIRVLGGLLGGHSVAIMLKEKGEYMQWYNGELLHMAKELGYKLLPAFNTTSGLPYPRVNLKFGVRHPEARTGTETDTCTACAGTLILEFAALSRFTGTSIFEEYARKALDFIWEKRQRSSNLVGVTINIHTGDWVRKDSGVGAGIDSYYEYLLKAYVLLGDDSFLERFNTHYNAIMRYISQPPLLLDVHIHKPMLNARTWMDSLLAFFPGLQAFTTDFRVHWAQHPLRPEFAESTYFLYKATGDPYYLEVGKTLIENLNKYARVPCGFAAMKDVRTGSHEDRMDSFFLAEMFKYLYLLFADKEDMIFDIEDYIFTTEAHLLPLWLSTTNQTVAKKNTTTEYTELDDSNFDWTCPNTQILFPNDPMFAQSIREPLKNVVDKSCPRGISRAEESLGSGPKPPLRARDFMASNPEHLEILKKMGVSLIHLKDGRVQLVQHAVQAASSLDAEDGLRFMQEMIELSSQQQKEQQLPPRAVQIVSHPFFGRVVLTAGPAQFGMDLSKHKAGTRGFVATIKPYNGCSEITNPEAVKEKIALMQRGQCMFAEKARNIQKAGAIGGIVIDDNEGSSSDTAPLFQMAGDGKNTDDITIPMLFLFNKEGNIILDAIREYEAVEVLLSDKAKDRATIFKGKMIPNYIIDSNLEMENMDQKLSENDSHKQNSEEATSAFQDVGEVSEEPEEEESSDVTDPDSLSPANADSDSVSISNQDSYVPGTDEASAPEPACTQGDNQPQEQKTETESNSKVNWDNKVQPMESILADWNEDIEAFEMMEKDEL